One window of Gloeothece citriformis PCC 7424 genomic DNA carries:
- a CDS encoding photosystem II S4 domain protein has translation MLPREDLLKGVENREEIARILDKAEQAIRTWEITLTDFFSPPVLAEVQQIFKRLTEVQLITWGGYPQAERQRIGLSRSEIPLDISQIELAAVDIAGNFLFDPANHRDFLGAMLGTGIVRDKVGDIIVLGERGAQAIVVPELVDFLQTSLVQVRSVPVKTQPIELTDLKIRPPKKKEMTTVEASMRLDAIASAGFGMSRSKMAEAISSGDVRVNWKEITSTSHNIQSGDLISVRGKGRLEVGEVAVTKKERYRIQLTRYI, from the coding sequence ATGTTACCAAGAGAAGACTTATTAAAAGGGGTTGAAAATCGAGAAGAAATTGCTCGAATTCTTGATAAAGCTGAACAAGCAATTAGAACTTGGGAAATAACTTTAACCGATTTTTTCTCTCCTCCCGTTCTAGCTGAAGTTCAACAAATTTTTAAACGACTAACAGAAGTCCAATTAATAACCTGGGGCGGTTATCCTCAAGCGGAACGTCAACGGATCGGGTTATCTCGTTCAGAAATTCCTTTAGATATCTCTCAAATTGAATTAGCTGCCGTCGATATTGCTGGTAATTTTCTCTTCGATCCGGCTAATCATCGAGACTTTTTAGGGGCTATGTTAGGAACAGGTATCGTTAGAGATAAAGTAGGAGATATTATTGTTTTAGGAGAACGAGGGGCACAAGCGATCGTTGTTCCTGAATTAGTGGATTTTTTACAAACATCTTTGGTACAAGTTCGCTCTGTTCCCGTCAAAACTCAACCGATAGAATTAACAGACTTAAAGATACGTCCCCCCAAAAAGAAAGAAATGACAACCGTTGAAGCATCAATGCGTTTAGATGCGATCGCATCAGCCGGGTTTGGGATGTCTCGTTCTAAAATGGCGGAGGCAATTTCTTCCGGAGATGTTCGGGTAAATTGGAAAGAAATTACCAGCACTTCTCATAATATCCAAAGCGGAGATTTAATCTCAGTTCGGGGAAAAGGACGTTTAGAAGTGGGGGAAGTTGCGGTTACTAAAAAAGAACGGTATCGAATTCAATTAACTAGATATATTTAA
- a CDS encoding four helix bundle protein, with protein sequence MKENAIKDKSFALALRIIKLYQYLTEQKKEFVLSKQLLRSGTAIGAMIREAQQAESKADFIHKFSIALKEANETEYWIELLYQSGYIDQRGFQSISSDLAEILKILTSIIKTAKNNNHKL encoded by the coding sequence ATGAAAGAAAATGCAATAAAAGATAAATCATTTGCTTTGGCTTTAAGAATTATAAAACTTTATCAATATTTGACTGAACAGAAAAAAGAATTTGTTTTAAGTAAACAATTGTTACGTAGTGGGACAGCTATCGGAGCAATGATTCGAGAAGCTCAACAGGCAGAGAGCAAAGCAGATTTTATTCATAAATTTTCCATCGCTCTAAAAGAAGCCAACGAAACTGAGTATTGGATAGAATTATTGTACCAGTCGGGTTACATAGATCAAAGAGGTTTTCAATCAATCTCATCTGATTTAGCAGAAATCTTAAAGATTCTTACTTCAATCATTAAAACTGCCAAAAATAATAACCATAAATTATAA
- a CDS encoding glycosyltransferase family 2 protein, translating into MFLGYFVTITLTILLFVPVLVFVAECGLALLLPSENTDPSGTTDHPRTAILIPAHNEASVITRTLSSLLPQLTPQDQILVVADNCSDNTAEVARRMGVQVLERENDHLRGKGYALDYGMQWLKKNPPEVVVILDADCLVSPNALPEISDLVKKTGRPVQATYLMEYHSHPTPKETVSRLALLIKNLVRPLGLAKLKLPCLLTGSGMGFPWSVLSEISLAGNKTADDMQLSVDLALAGYPAVYCPQARVIGRLMEDKAAISQRKRWEHGHLEMIMTETPRLFLAAIAQKRLDLLALTLELSVPPLSLLMMIWMSILGVGVWLAVVHNIWMPFLILAIQGLLIVLTVFLAWAKFGRDQIAKENLLAIPLYILWKIPIYLKFLSKPQTRWLTTERD; encoded by the coding sequence ATGTTTTTGGGTTATTTTGTCACGATTACCCTAACGATACTTTTGTTTGTTCCTGTATTGGTATTTGTAGCCGAATGTGGACTAGCTCTACTGCTCCCCTCGGAAAATACTGATCCATCAGGAACGACAGACCATCCTAGAACAGCAATTTTAATACCAGCCCATAATGAAGCCTCCGTAATAACACGGACACTATCATCTCTCTTGCCTCAATTAACCCCCCAGGATCAGATCCTAGTTGTGGCCGACAACTGTAGTGATAATACAGCCGAAGTCGCCCGAAGGATGGGGGTGCAAGTTCTAGAAAGAGAAAATGACCATCTACGGGGCAAAGGCTACGCATTAGATTATGGAATGCAATGGCTCAAAAAAAATCCGCCAGAAGTAGTAGTTATTTTGGATGCTGATTGTCTTGTTTCTCCTAATGCGCTCCCAGAAATTAGTGACTTAGTCAAAAAAACTGGGCGACCTGTACAAGCCACCTATCTTATGGAATACCATAGTCACCCTACTCCTAAAGAAACGGTATCAAGGTTAGCTTTACTGATTAAAAATTTAGTTCGTCCTCTAGGGTTAGCTAAATTAAAGTTACCTTGTTTACTGACAGGGAGTGGTATGGGATTTCCTTGGAGCGTACTATCAGAAATATCCCTTGCCGGCAATAAAACCGCCGATGATATGCAACTGTCCGTAGACTTAGCGCTCGCCGGTTATCCTGCGGTTTATTGTCCTCAGGCCAGAGTCATCGGGCGATTAATGGAAGATAAAGCAGCCATAAGCCAAAGAAAACGATGGGAACATGGTCATCTGGAGATGATTATGACCGAAACCCCTCGATTATTCTTGGCAGCTATCGCCCAGAAAAGGTTGGATTTATTGGCTCTTACCCTAGAATTAAGTGTTCCACCCTTATCCTTATTAATGATGATCTGGATGAGTATTTTAGGAGTTGGAGTCTGGTTAGCCGTAGTCCACAATATTTGGATGCCATTTTTAATCTTAGCCATCCAAGGGCTGCTCATTGTCCTGACGGTCTTTTTGGCTTGGGCTAAATTTGGACGGGATCAGATAGCCAAAGAAAATTTATTAGCCATTCCTCTGTATATTCTCTGGAAAATTCCTATTTATCTGAAATTTTTGAGCAAACCTCAAACTCGATGGCTCACCACTGAGCGAGACTAA
- the serA gene encoding phosphoglycerate dehydrogenase — MAKVLVSDPIDQVGIDILSQVAQVDVQTKLSPEELIKIIPEYDALMLRSQTKVTKEVVEAGTQLKIIGRAGVGVDNIDVPAATRQGIVVVNSPEGNTIAAAEHALAMMLSLSRHIPDANQSVKENKWDRKRFMGTEVYKKTLGVVGLGKIGSHVAGVGKSLGMKLLAYDPFISKERADQIGCTLVDLDLLFSEADYITLHIPKTPDTTHLINQEALAKMKPNVRIINCARGGVIDEDALAEFLQEHPDAGAALDVFEQEPLGESKLRGLPNVILTPHLGASTAEAQVNVAIDVAEQIRDVLLGLPARSAVNIPGLTPDVMEKLRPYLQLAETLGNLVAQLAGGRIEQLTVRLQGDLAANETQPIVVAAIKGLLSEALRERVNYVNAAIEAKERGIRVIETRDASIRDYSGSLHLEAKGSMGEHSVTGALLSNGEIRITDLDEFPINVPPSNYMLFTLHRDMPGIIGKIGSLLGSFNVNIASMQVGRKIVRGDAVMALSLDDPLPEGILSEITKVAGIRDAYTVKLSI; from the coding sequence ATGGCAAAAGTTCTCGTATCCGATCCAATTGATCAAGTAGGCATTGATATTCTCTCTCAAGTAGCCCAAGTGGATGTTCAAACCAAGCTATCACCAGAAGAATTGATCAAGATCATCCCTGAATATGATGCTTTAATGCTGCGTTCTCAAACGAAAGTCACCAAAGAAGTGGTTGAGGCTGGAACTCAACTGAAAATTATTGGACGAGCCGGTGTCGGGGTAGATAATATCGATGTGCCAGCCGCTACCCGTCAAGGAATTGTGGTGGTTAACTCTCCTGAAGGAAATACCATTGCGGCGGCGGAACACGCTTTAGCGATGATGTTATCCCTCTCTCGTCATATTCCTGATGCTAACCAGTCCGTTAAAGAGAACAAATGGGATCGCAAACGGTTTATGGGCACAGAAGTCTATAAAAAAACCTTGGGAGTCGTCGGGTTAGGAAAAATCGGCTCTCATGTGGCCGGTGTGGGAAAATCCCTCGGAATGAAATTACTGGCTTATGATCCCTTCATTTCTAAAGAACGGGCAGATCAGATCGGCTGTACTTTAGTTGATCTAGATTTACTTTTCTCTGAAGCTGATTATATTACCCTACACATTCCCAAAACCCCAGACACGACTCATTTGATTAACCAAGAAGCGTTAGCCAAAATGAAGCCTAACGTCCGCATTATCAATTGTGCTAGAGGAGGGGTGATCGATGAGGATGCTTTAGCCGAATTTTTACAAGAGCATCCCGATGCCGGTGCTGCCTTAGACGTTTTTGAACAAGAACCTTTAGGGGAATCTAAACTTAGAGGACTGCCTAATGTGATTTTAACCCCTCATTTGGGAGCATCCACCGCAGAAGCTCAAGTTAATGTGGCCATTGATGTGGCTGAACAAATTAGGGATGTTTTATTAGGACTTCCGGCGCGATCGGCAGTTAATATTCCTGGGTTAACCCCGGATGTGATGGAAAAACTAAGACCCTATCTACAATTAGCGGAAACCTTGGGCAATTTAGTCGCTCAACTCGCCGGGGGACGAATTGAACAGTTAACCGTTAGATTACAAGGAGATTTAGCCGCTAATGAAACTCAGCCGATCGTGGTGGCGGCGATTAAAGGATTATTATCTGAAGCCTTGCGGGAACGGGTTAATTATGTTAATGCGGCCATTGAAGCCAAAGAACGGGGTATTCGCGTCATAGAAACTCGTGATGCTTCGATTAGGGATTATTCCGGCTCTTTGCATCTAGAAGCTAAAGGCTCAATGGGAGAGCATTCGGTAACGGGCGCTCTTTTAAGTAATGGAGAAATTCGCATCACCGATCTTGATGAGTTCCCGATTAACGTTCCTCCCAGTAATTATATGCTCTTTACCTTGCACCGAGATATGCCCGGTATTATTGGTAAAATAGGGTCATTATTGGGGAGTTTTAATGTCAATATTGCGAGTATGCAAGTGGGACGCAAGATTGTTCGCGGAGATGCGGTGATGGCTCTGAGTTTGGATGATCCTCTACCGGAAGGCATTCTTTCAGAAATTACCAAAGTAGCCGGTATCCGAGATGCTTATACCGTCAAACTCTCAATCTAG
- a CDS encoding glycosyltransferase, producing MSRIVLTTIGSLGDLHPFIAIAFELRNRGHDVVFATHQEYQDKIESVGFEFHRMRPNNTALNDPQEMARMMDVKTGTEYVIKHWVCQHLSETYSDVLTVAQDADFILTSEGVVAARLVAEKLGIRWGFAVLQPASFLSVYDPSVLPVLPFLAKFRGLGAIANRGIIQLSKLMSNSWGEPIHQLRRELGLPPLNGNPFIEDKYSPYLVLALFSSSFAQPQPDWPANTAITGFPFYDGSESGGNLTPELEEFLAAGEPPIVFTLGSAAVITPGEFYEESIEALKGLKRRGVLLMGKKTPPETLSDNIIAVNYAPYSLIFPRACAIVHQGGIGTTAQALRAGRPTLVIPYTHDQPDNAARVERLGTSRTIPRQQYRAARVAQELEKLLENPNYGTVAAKIARIIAAEDGVKVACDRIESII from the coding sequence ATGAGTCGTATTGTTTTAACCACCATTGGCTCTTTAGGGGATTTACATCCTTTTATAGCCATCGCCTTTGAGTTACGAAACCGGGGGCATGATGTGGTCTTTGCAACCCATCAAGAATATCAAGATAAAATTGAATCGGTGGGATTTGAGTTTCATCGGATGCGTCCTAACAATACCGCCCTCAATGACCCTCAAGAGATGGCGCGGATGATGGATGTAAAAACGGGGACAGAATATGTCATTAAACATTGGGTTTGTCAACATTTATCTGAAACCTACAGCGATGTACTCACAGTTGCCCAAGATGCAGATTTTATTCTCACCAGTGAGGGAGTGGTAGCGGCTCGATTAGTGGCAGAAAAATTAGGCATTCGCTGGGGGTTTGCCGTCCTGCAACCGGCCTCGTTTCTCTCGGTTTATGACCCCTCGGTTCTGCCGGTGCTTCCTTTTCTCGCTAAATTTCGGGGATTAGGTGCGATCGCTAATCGAGGGATTATTCAACTCTCAAAACTGATGTCAAACTCCTGGGGCGAACCTATTCATCAACTGCGACGAGAACTCGGTTTGCCACCCCTAAACGGTAATCCTTTCATTGAGGATAAATATTCTCCTTATTTAGTATTAGCCCTGTTTTCCTCATCTTTTGCCCAACCTCAACCGGACTGGCCGGCCAATACGGCGATCACAGGGTTTCCGTTTTACGATGGGAGCGAGAGCGGAGGGAATCTTACCCCAGAATTAGAGGAATTTTTGGCGGCAGGTGAACCGCCGATTGTTTTTACTTTGGGATCAGCCGCCGTGATCACTCCTGGGGAATTTTATGAGGAAAGTATAGAAGCGCTCAAGGGTTTAAAGCGTCGTGGGGTGTTGCTGATGGGTAAAAAAACCCCTCCCGAAACTCTTTCAGACAATATCATCGCCGTCAATTATGCCCCATACTCGCTAATTTTTCCTAGGGCTTGTGCTATCGTACATCAAGGAGGTATTGGCACAACCGCGCAAGCGTTACGGGCAGGTCGCCCCACCCTTGTCATCCCCTACACTCACGATCAGCCAGACAATGCCGCCAGAGTTGAACGGTTGGGAACTTCTCGGACGATTCCCCGTCAACAGTATCGAGCCGCACGAGTCGCCCAGGAATTAGAAAAATTGCTAGAAAATCCTAACTATGGGACAGTAGCCGCCAAAATTGCGCGTATTATAGCAGCAGAAGATGGGGTAAAAGTCGCCTGTGATAGGATTGAATCTATTATTTAA
- the dhaL gene encoding dihydroxyacetone kinase subunit DhaL translates to MITQKQLLQWLETLVQVFNDHKDYLTELDAAIGDADHGINMSRGFQKVGEKLPTLPDQDLGNMFKTVSMTLISSVGGASGPLYGTFFLKASAIAAGKHQLTDEELGTLLQAGVEGVIQRGKANLGDKTMVDVLTPAVEVYQKAIAQGDTIKEALVKTVATAEQAMKNTIPLMAKKGRASYLGQRSIGHQDPGATSCYLILKTLGETVEG, encoded by the coding sequence ATGATAACTCAAAAACAACTCTTACAATGGCTAGAAACTTTAGTACAAGTATTTAACGACCATAAAGACTATTTAACCGAATTAGATGCAGCGATCGGCGATGCAGATCATGGGATCAATATGAGCCGGGGTTTTCAAAAAGTAGGCGAAAAATTACCTACCCTTCCGGATCAAGATCTGGGAAATATGTTTAAAACCGTCAGCATGACCTTAATTTCTAGCGTTGGGGGGGCAAGTGGCCCTTTATATGGAACGTTTTTCCTCAAAGCAAGTGCGATCGCTGCCGGCAAACACCAATTAACCGATGAAGAATTAGGCACGCTCCTACAAGCCGGAGTAGAAGGGGTGATCCAACGGGGAAAAGCTAATTTAGGGGATAAAACGATGGTTGATGTCCTGACTCCGGCGGTGGAAGTGTATCAAAAAGCGATCGCCCAAGGAGATACAATCAAAGAAGCCCTGGTCAAAACCGTAGCTACCGCAGAACAGGCAATGAAAAATACTATTCCTTTAATGGCTAAAAAAGGACGGGCGAGTTATCTCGGTCAAAGAAGTATAGGACATCAAGATCCTGGGGCAACGTCTTGTTATTTAATCTTAAAAACTCTAGGAGAAACCGTAGAAGGTTAA
- a CDS encoding DUF1772 domain-containing protein, protein MVMFLKIWRFITIILTALLTGATFCHTLELPAKMNYPAVLYLILQKSLYGMFGPRGVGAYIELGAVLATIILLFLLDKGRRAFILTLVATICLLIAFPVLFFLFNSPVNAIWSQVNTPESIPANWMALRNQWEYSHAARFVLHLIALCALVLSVIFETPIHRPQASMFRDVARMTRR, encoded by the coding sequence ATGGTTATGTTCTTAAAAATTTGGCGTTTTATCACCATTATTTTAACTGCACTTTTAACGGGGGCGACATTTTGTCATACTTTAGAATTGCCAGCTAAGATGAATTACCCGGCGGTTTTATATTTAATCTTGCAAAAAAGTTTATATGGAATGTTTGGCCCCAGAGGAGTCGGAGCTTATATTGAGTTAGGGGCAGTTTTAGCGACTATTATATTATTGTTTCTTCTTGATAAGGGACGACGGGCATTTATCTTAACTCTGGTGGCAACTATCTGTCTTTTAATAGCATTTCCGGTGCTTTTTTTCTTATTTAATTCTCCGGTTAATGCTATCTGGAGTCAGGTTAATACTCCTGAGTCTATACCGGCTAACTGGATGGCACTGAGAAATCAATGGGAATATTCCCATGCGGCTCGTTTTGTTCTTCATTTAATAGCGCTCTGTGCCCTGGTGCTTTCTGTTATCTTTGAAACTCCTATACACCGTCCCCAGGCTTCTATGTTTCGGGATGTTGCTCGGATGACTAGACGTTAG
- the dhaK gene encoding dihydroxyacetone kinase subunit DhaK, with translation MKKLINHPDTVVRETLEGMALAHPNLIKVHFDPHFIYRADAPITDKVAIISGGGSGHEPMHGGFVGMGMLDAACPGEIFTSPTPDQMLEAAKMVNSGAGVLNIVKNYSGDVMNFEMAAELALSENIKVSNILIDDDVAVKDSLYTQGRRGVGTTVLAEKICGAAAESGYDLTQIANLCRKVNSNGRSMGMALTSCTTPAKGSPTFELGETEIEVGIGIHGEPGRERLSLKSADEITEMLTLSILEDPIYTRTVREWNLETGEWEELTISDPPLKTGDSVLAFVNSMGGTPISELYIIYRKLVEICEKKGIKIIRNLVGAYITSLDMQGCSITLLKLDEELVKFWDAPVKTPSLYW, from the coding sequence ATGAAAAAACTGATCAATCATCCGGATACTGTGGTTCGGGAAACCTTAGAAGGAATGGCATTAGCCCATCCTAATTTAATTAAAGTCCATTTTGACCCTCATTTTATCTATCGCGCGGATGCCCCCATCACCGATAAAGTAGCCATTATTTCTGGGGGAGGGAGTGGACATGAACCGATGCACGGCGGTTTTGTGGGAATGGGAATGTTAGATGCCGCTTGTCCGGGTGAAATTTTTACCTCTCCAACTCCGGATCAAATGTTAGAGGCGGCGAAAATGGTTAATAGTGGTGCGGGAGTTCTCAACATTGTTAAAAATTATAGCGGTGATGTGATGAATTTTGAAATGGCCGCCGAATTAGCCTTATCAGAAAATATCAAAGTCAGTAATATTTTGATTGATGATGATGTCGCGGTAAAAGATAGTTTATATACCCAAGGAAGACGAGGAGTAGGAACAACGGTTTTAGCGGAAAAAATTTGCGGAGCGGCAGCAGAATCGGGTTATGATTTAACACAAATTGCTAATTTATGCCGTAAAGTTAATAGTAATGGTCGCAGTATGGGCATGGCCTTAACCTCCTGTACCACTCCCGCTAAAGGCAGTCCTACTTTTGAATTAGGAGAGACAGAAATAGAAGTAGGCATAGGAATTCATGGAGAACCGGGACGAGAAAGATTATCTTTAAAATCTGCTGATGAAATTACCGAAATGTTAACTTTATCAATTCTGGAAGATCCTATCTATACTCGAACGGTACGAGAATGGAATTTAGAAACCGGAGAATGGGAGGAGTTAACGATTAGTGATCCGCCGTTGAAAACAGGGGATTCTGTATTAGCTTTTGTGAATAGTATGGGAGGAACACCCATTTCTGAATTGTATATTATTTATCGCAAATTAGTTGAAATTTGTGAAAAGAAAGGCATCAAAATTATTCGGAATTTAGTCGGAGCTTATATTACCTCCTTAGATATGCAGGGATGTTCTATTACTCTTCTAAAACTGGATGAAGAATTAGTTAAATTTTGGGATGCCCCGGTTAAAACTCCTTCCTTGTACTGGTAA
- a CDS encoding pyridoxal phosphate-dependent aminotransferase → MKLATRVGKVTPSLTLTISAKAKAMKGQGIDVCSFSAGEPDFDTPTHIKEAAKQALDQGKTKYGPAAGEPKLREAIAKKLYQDNHLNYAPENVMVTNGGKHSLFNLMLALIEPGDEVIIPAPYWLSYPEMVTLAGGTSVIVPTTPESDYKITPEQLEEAITPQTKLFVLNSPSNPTGTVYTPQEIAELAQVIVEHDLLVVSDEIYEKILYDGAEHKSIASFGDDIFQRSIISNGFAKSYSMTGWRIGYMAGPKELIKAMTTIQSHSTSNVCTFAQYGAIAALESSQECVEQMCRAFAERRQVMLERVNQINKLSCPVPNGAFYVYVDISQTGMTSLDFSDKLLESHQVALIPGIAFGNDTTVRLSYATDMATIEKGMDRIAEFMSSL, encoded by the coding sequence ATGAAGTTGGCAACCCGAGTCGGTAAAGTCACCCCTTCCCTAACATTGACCATTTCCGCTAAAGCTAAAGCGATGAAAGGACAAGGGATCGATGTTTGTAGTTTTAGTGCGGGAGAACCGGATTTCGATACACCCACCCACATCAAAGAAGCTGCTAAACAAGCTTTAGATCAGGGTAAAACTAAGTATGGCCCCGCCGCCGGAGAACCCAAGTTAAGAGAAGCGATCGCTAAAAAATTATATCAAGATAATCATCTTAACTATGCTCCCGAAAATGTGATGGTAACGAATGGGGGCAAACATTCCTTATTTAACTTAATGTTGGCCTTAATTGAACCTGGGGATGAAGTGATTATCCCTGCTCCCTATTGGCTCAGTTATCCTGAAATGGTAACCTTAGCCGGGGGAACATCTGTCATTGTGCCAACTACCCCTGAATCTGACTATAAAATTACCCCAGAACAACTGGAAGAGGCAATCACCCCTCAGACTAAGTTATTTGTCCTTAACTCCCCTTCTAACCCCACTGGAACGGTTTATACTCCCCAAGAAATCGCAGAGTTAGCGCAAGTGATTGTCGAGCATGACTTGTTAGTGGTTTCCGATGAAATTTATGAGAAAATTCTTTATGATGGGGCAGAACATAAAAGTATTGCCAGTTTTGGGGATGACATCTTTCAACGGTCTATCATTAGTAATGGCTTTGCTAAAAGTTATTCGATGACCGGTTGGCGAATTGGTTATATGGCCGGCCCAAAAGAACTCATTAAGGCCATGACGACCATTCAAAGTCATAGTACCTCTAATGTCTGTACTTTTGCTCAGTATGGGGCGATCGCTGCTTTAGAAAGTTCTCAAGAGTGTGTAGAACAAATGTGTCGGGCATTTGCCGAACGCCGCCAGGTCATGTTAGAAAGAGTGAATCAGATTAATAAACTGAGTTGTCCTGTGCCTAATGGTGCATTTTACGTTTATGTGGATATTAGTCAAACGGGGATGACTTCTCTCGATTTTTCGGATAAATTACTGGAATCTCATCAAGTTGCACTTATTCCAGGGATTGCTTTTGGCAATGATACTACTGTCCGTTTATCTTATGCAACGGATATGGCGACCATTGAAAAAGGCATGGATCGAATTGCGGAATTTATGAGTTCTTTGTAA
- a CDS encoding universal stress protein, translated as MGYKKILVALDRSSNSDPIFEQALELCQQEAAELLLFHCIPIEHSISSYSNLYGEELTYFSQMIQQQLETEKKEVEHWLRECCEKAQEKGIKAQWDWKIGEAGRLICQMRDNWQADLLILGRRGRRGLTEMFLGSVSNYVVHHAPCSVLVVQGVIST; from the coding sequence ATGGGATATAAAAAAATATTAGTAGCGCTCGATCGTTCATCGAATAGTGATCCTATTTTTGAACAAGCTTTAGAACTTTGTCAACAAGAAGCAGCAGAATTATTACTATTTCATTGTATTCCGATTGAACATAGTATCAGTTCTTACAGTAATCTCTATGGGGAAGAATTAACTTATTTTTCTCAAATGATACAACAACAGTTAGAAACAGAAAAGAAGGAAGTAGAACACTGGTTAAGGGAATGCTGTGAAAAAGCTCAAGAAAAAGGAATAAAGGCGCAATGGGATTGGAAAATAGGAGAAGCAGGACGTTTAATTTGTCAAATGAGGGATAATTGGCAAGCAGATTTACTCATTCTTGGCCGTCGGGGAAGAAGAGGACTAACGGAAATGTTTTTAGGGAGTGTGAGTAATTATGTAGTGCATCATGCTCCTTGTTCTGTGTTAGTTGTTCAAGGGGTAATTTCAACCTGA